One Aphelocoma coerulescens isolate FSJ_1873_10779 chromosome 4A, UR_Acoe_1.0, whole genome shotgun sequence DNA window includes the following coding sequences:
- the AMER1 gene encoding APC membrane recruitment protein 1 yields the protein METGSPEERDGGDQRREEGGDAPPDSANGSVLQQPPPGKLRKTAFKLFGGKRSICTLPSFFGGRGKKGLSKCKTHDGLSSAACDKGSGTQPDSPSEGSRDGHPGPLPSSRSAQLAVDSGARGDLGQQDSSPPGSIEGCDKKPNGEKSSFPRPKKGLKGFFNSIRRHRKSKAAESEKAELPEWNGDTEEAGNAPGMAVESQGAAEGRGAGPVPEATACPGGSGGDPSCGEAAEPACPVADGGSSEGDTMAVPGNGDVPDTKSEAEAAACAEFDRESLLLAFHPDFMDNEPPCLHSGDLLSLILGDVTSLKSFDSLTGCGDDIAEPDIAESSISVERSRDATKRSSCLVTYQGGGEEMAIPEEAEEYLHQVWDSGVPGDRSYGAQVSSSSLETHASHEANAHPYMGDAMDGVDLLTPQSDQQESAPNSDEGYYDSTTPGPEDEAGEELKKDRLPRDSYSGDALYEFDALMSPSHGEESLFEGKVPRQGIFSYFMDFCLPAEKSLIQQMMDQKRGLMETEEEGLAAIQKELLYWELQREPVLKRLDVSSKEKCSREKQCIECKSRAAGSIGKSQSGLGSEQVASHTPTQAVNGRVAVARAENPEWRDFPGTLCPENCYNSQKAPGSCLTQLTKNNAGFDADLDCGMFGDSIHGSVAPAKAGMFPGFRLAEQERGGGAEPSPGEPQVGSEPEHAVSFSQALVEFASSGTLFSSLSESLGSSASSSSFTQNLPALPTMVTFDVVDVEQDGEGECEQHPELTAGEDIAEAFDDSYGQKESLAECDERMSPGFSPGSFQSCNWGVASLPRHLRLHGLSPSMPTPLSVDRRSRSLDTESLEFELAEPQGARSGPQPCRLWARREASRKDSAGARRSRSKEEGELVAPEGGSSWPGLRHLQPGTDTAPGGMELWGFVPAGAVESIWEPSEPPDTVSPFLPLSRGGTGEAPQRRPQDPELSRHPLRPSNLPLQPETRWGWEAAGSYRYHGDVPKLSRLLPLGEAELPPSFTFTCSPEHRAKGKPVGIAQGMPQHPSGSSGDTEGPERCPEPLKGRATPGHGGCRSAVLSVTDAE from the coding sequence ATGGAAACGGGCAGCCCGGAGGAGCGGGACGGAGGGGACCAGCGGCGGGAGGAGGGCGGGGACGCCCCTCCCGACAGCGCCAACGGCTCGGTGCTGCAGCAGCCGCCCCCCGGCAAGCTGAGGAAAACGGCCTTCAAGCTGTTCGGGGGCAAGCGCAGCATCTGCACCCTGCCCAGCTTCTTCGGCGGCCGCGGCAAGAAGGGGCTCAGCAAGTGCAAGACCCACGACGGgctgagcagtgctgcctgTGACAAGGGCAGTGGGACACAGCCGGACAGCCCCTCggagggcagcagggatgggcatCCCggccccctgcccagctcccgCAGCGCTCAGCTGGCTGTGGACTCTGGtgccaggggggatttgggccaGCAGGACAGCTCTCCTCCCGGCAGTATCGAGGGCTGTGACAAAAAGCCCAATGGGGAGAAATCCTCTTTCCCCAGACCCAAAAAAGGGCTGAAAGGATTCTTTAACAGCATCCGGCGCCACCGGAAGAGCAAGGCTGCTGAGAGTGAGAAGGCAGAGCTCCCCGAGTGGAACGGGGACACGGAGGAGGCCGGGAATGCTCCTGGAATGGCAGTGGAGAGCCAAGGGGCCGCAGAGGGCAGGGGAGCAGGGCCGGTCCCTGAGGCCACGGCCTGcccggggggctcagggggtgaCCCCAGCTGTGGTGAGGCCGCTGAGCCCGCTTGCCCCGTGGCTGATGGAGGCAGCTCTGAGGGTGACACGATGGCCGTGCCAGGGAATGGGGACGTTCCAGATACAAAATCAGAGGCGGAGGCTGCTGCCTGCGCTGAGTTTGACCGTGAGAGTTTGCTGCTGGCCTTCCACCCTGACTTCATGGACAACgagcctccctgcctgcactccGGGGACCTGCTGAGCCTCATCCTGGGCGACGTCACCTCCCTGAAGAGCTTCGACTCCCTGACAGGGTGCGGGGACGACATCGCTGAGCCTGACATCGCTGAGAGCAGCATCTCGGTGGAGCGCAGCCGGGACGCCACCAAACGCAGCTCCTGCCTGGTCACGTACCAGGGCGGCGGCGAGGAGATGGCCATCCCTGAGGAGGCTGAGGAGTACCTGCACCAGGTGTGGGACAGCGGCGTGCCAGGGGACAGGAGCTACGGGGCCCAGGTGtcaagcagcagcctggagacgCACGCCTCGCATGAGGCCAACGCCCACCCCTACATGGGGGACGCCATGGACGGCGTTGACCTCCTGACGCCCCAGAGTGACCAGCAGGAGTCTGCCCCGAACAGTGACGAGGGGTATTACGACTCCACCACGCCAGGGCCGGAGGAtgaggctggagaggagctcAAGAAGGACCGACTGCCCCGGGACAGCTACAGTGGAGATGCACTTTATGAGTTTGACGCCCTGATGAGCCCCTCTCACGGGGAGGAATCCCTGTTCGAGGGCAAAGTCCCACGCCAGGGCATCTTCAGCTACTTCATGGACTTCTGCCTCCCTGcagagaagagcctgatccagcAGATGATGGATCAGAAAAGAGGGCTGATGGAAACTGAAGAAGAGGGGCTTGCAGCCATTCAGAAGGAGCTGCTGTactgggagctgcagagggagccGGTCCTGAAACGCCTGGATGTGTCCAGCAAGGAGAAGTGTTCCCGGGAAAAGCAGTGCATTGAATGTAAAAGTAGAGCAGCTGGCTCCATTGGCAAGAGTCAGAGTGGCCTTGGGAGCGAGCAGGTGGCCTCGCACACCCCGACCCAGGCTGTCAACGGTAGGGTTGCAGTGGCTAGGGCTGAAAATCCAGAGTGGAGGGATTTTCCAGGGACTCTGTGTCCGGAAAACTGTTACAACAGCCAAAAAGCCCCTGGAAGTTGCCTTACTCAGCTCACAAAGAACAACGCGGGGTTCGACGCAGACCTGGACTGTGGGATGTTTGGGGACTCCATCCACGGCAGCGTGGCCCCAGCCAAGGCAGGGATGTTCCCTGGGTTCAGGCTCGCGGAGCAGGAGCGCGGTggtggagcagagcccagccccgGCGAGCCCCAGGTGGGCAGTGAGCCTGAGCACGCCGTGAGCTTCTCGCAGGCTCTGGTGGAGTTCGCCAGCAGCGGGACCctcttctccagcctctccGAGAGCCTGGGGAGCTCGGCCTCCAGCTCGTCCTTCACCCAGAAcctccccgccctccccaccATGGTCACCTTTGACGTGGTGGATGTGGAGCAGGACGGGGAAGGGGAGTGCGAGCAGCACCCGGAGCTGACCGCGGGCGAGGACATCGCCGAGGCCTTCGACGACAGCTACGGACAGAAAGAGTCTTTGGCTGAATGTGACGAGAGAATGTCCCCAGGCTTCTCCCCGGGCTCCTTCCAGAGCTGCAACTGGGGGGTGGCCAGCCTGCCCCGCCACCTGCGCCTGCACGGGCTGAGCCCCTCCATGCCCACGCCGCTCTCCGTGGACCGGAGGAGCCGCTCGCTGGACACGGAGAGCCTGGAGTTCGAGCTGGCCGAGCCGCAGGGCGCCCGGAGcggcccccagccctgccggcTCTGGGCCAGGCGCGAGGCCAGCAGGAAGGACTCTGCTGgagccaggaggagcaggagcaaggAGGAGGGCGAGCTGGTGGCTCCCGAGGGCGGCTCAAGCTGGCCGGGCCTGCGGCACCTCCAGCCCGGCACTGACAcggctcctggcgggatggagctCTGGGGCTTCGTCCCGGCCGGCGCCGTGGAGAGCATCTGGGAGCCATCGGAGCCGCCAGACACCGTGTCCCCTTTCCTGCCTCTCTCCCGGGGTGGCACCGGGGAGGCTCCGCAGAGGCGGCCCCAAGATCCGGAGCTGAGCAGGCACCCGCTGCGGCCCTCCAACCTCCCCCTGCAGCCGGAGaccaggtggggctgggaggcagCCGGCTCCTACCGGTACCACGGGGATGTCCCCAAGCTGTCCCGCTTGTTACCCTTGGGAGAAGCCGAGCTGCCCCCGAGCTTCACCTTCACCTGCTCCCCAGAGCACCGTGCCAAGGGCAAACCCGTGGGCATCGCCCAGGGCATGCCACAGCATCCCAGTGGGAGCAGCGGGGACACCGAGGGCCCGGAGCGCTGCCCCGAGCCCCTCAAGGGCAGGGCCACCCCGGGGCACGGCGGCTGCCGCAGTGCTGTGCTCAGTGTCACCGATGCAGAGTAG
- the ASB12 gene encoding ankyrin repeat and SOCS box protein 12, with protein MEHRPDKMSLMDINKMFSLLQPRDDEEDSGESEELSRAVCEDDHETLDRLLSQDRYKRLINRRSGWGVPSTPLRLAATWGCVRSLRVLLAHGAEVDSLDVKAQTPLFVAVSNGHRECVRVLLEAGASPVGSVYNNCSPLLLAARDGHVDILRQLLEHGAEANVQARLPEWAANSVACSGPLYLAAAYGHLECFRLLLLHGADPDYNCTEQGVLAQIREPKTLLETCLRHGCHSDFIRLLIDFGANVYLPNLPRDGAAPRSEGLELLLQARAHPKSLLSQSRLAMRRLLKQPGRPAALGELEIPTVLAKYLQHQP; from the exons ATGGAGCACAGACCCGACAAAATGAGCCTCATGGACATCAACAAAATGttctccctgctgcagcccagggatgACGAGGAGGACAGCGGGGAGAGCGAGGAGCTGAGCCGGGCCGTGTGCGAGGACGATCACGAAACGCTGGACAGGCTCCTGTCCCAGGACAGGTACAAGAGGCTCATCAACCGCAGGAGCGGCTGGGgcgtccccagcacccccctgCGCCTGGCGGCCACCTGGGGCTGCGTGCGGAGCCTGCGGGTGCTGCTGGCCCACGGGGCCGAGGTGGACAGCCTGGACGTGAAGGCTCAGACCCCGCTCTTCGTGGCGGTCAGCAACGGGCACCGCGAGTGCGTGCGGGTGCTGCTGGAGGCCGGCGCCAGCCCCGTGGGCAGCGTCTACAACAACTGCTCGCCGCTGCTGCTGGCCGCCAGGGACGGCCACGTGGACATCCTgcggcagctgctggagcacgGCGCCGAGGCCAACGTGCAGGCCCGGCTGCCCGAGTGGGCGGCCAACTCGGTGGCCTGCTCGGGGCCCCTGTACCTGGCGGCCGCCTACGGCCACCTCGAGTGCTTccgcctgctgctgctgcacggCGCCGACCCCGACTACAACTGCACCGAGCAGGGCGTCCTGGCCCAGATCCGCGAGCCCAAGACCCTGCTGGAGACGTGCCTGAGGCACGGCTGCCACAGCGACTTCATCAGGCTGCTCATCGACTTCGGGGCCAACGTGTACCTGCCCAACCTTCCCCGGgacggggcggccccgcgcagcgaggggctggagctgctgctgcaggccaGAG ctcatcccaaatccctgctgtCCCAATCCCGGCTGGCCATGAGGCGTCTCCTGAAGCAGCCTGGCCGCCCGGCTGCCCTCGGAGAGCTGGAGATCCCAACAGTCCTGGCCAAATACCTCCAGCACCAGCCGTGA